In Nostoc edaphicum CCNP1411, the sequence TGGAATTCTCCGTCCATCAGCCAGATAAACCGCGTCAGGTTCAAAATGGGAAATGGCGGTATTTTCCATTAGCTCAATTTCCCGATCCGCCATGAATTTGCGGATTAGCCACCGGGAGTTAGCCATACCGCCGATGCCTAGATGTCCGGCGTAGGGTTCTGAGGTAATGAAGGTAATCGGTATTTGCATTCGCAATTTCTTCTGCTTCAAAACGTGATGGATCAAGAAGGCAAATTCATAGGCGGGGCCAAAACAACTTGCTCCTGGTGCTGCACCCACTACAACCGGGCCTGGATCGTCTAAAAATTTCTCCCACGCAACACCTGCCAACACAGCATGGTGCGGATTACAAACCGACTGGGTATAACCACCTTCTGGCCCTAATCCCGGTAGGGCATCCAGCACTAGTTCTGGCCCCGTGGCAATGACGGCATAATCGTAGTCCAATGTTTGATTGCTCATCGTTATCTGACGAGACTTCGGATCAATGGCGGTGACGGCAGCATGAATAAACTCAATACCATGCTGAGGAACAATCTTGGCTAAATCTAATTGAATGCGATCGAGGGACTTTAACCCCAATCCGACCCAAGGTAACGAAGGAACAAATGTAAACTTTGGTTGATTAGAAATTAGTATAATCTGATGTTTACGCGGCAGTATATGCCTCAGTTCATAAGCAGCAGGCAATCCTCCCAGTCCAGCACCAATGACAACAACAC encodes:
- a CDS encoding NAD(P)/FAD-dependent oxidoreductase produces the protein MARVVVIGAGLGGLPAAYELRHILPRKHQIILISNQPKFTFVPSLPWVGLGLKSLDRIQLDLAKIVPQHGIEFIHAAVTAIDPKSRQITMSNQTLDYDYAVIATGPELVLDALPGLGPEGGYTQSVCNPHHAVLAGVAWEKFLDDPGPVVVGAAPGASCFGPAYEFAFLIHHVLKQKKLRMQIPITFITSEPYAGHLGIGGMANSRWLIRKFMADREIELMENTAISHFEPDAVYLADGRRIPAKFVMVLPPFRGPRFLREAPGLTDAKGFIPVLPTYRHPDFESIYAVGVITQLKAIEQTPIPTDAPKVGLMSEEMALAVAHNIALELGVISGYQIKPTLQAVCFANFGDTGALFLADPLLPDETGHRHRALTLNGIWVSWMKTGFEKYFLTKMRLGWTIPWFERWAFRAIGLPLVEPIVPSPQLIQVKG